From a single Paenibacillus sp. FSL R5-0345 genomic region:
- a CDS encoding GNAT family N-acetyltransferase gives MKFNFRPYRSEDLLKVRDFLIHSYSKLKGPNTWLIDRWEFVIYFQETQGGTLDQWERNVGLWEYDDGELAAVVCMDDGFYFQCAEKNPPESLLDDMFSFAEQRVGDENEGFVQLYVPIPEFMSSAAAVANKRGYSLTKKRESVNSLQLDKEFPVALPSGFRICSGDEIDVTSKALGHIMAFDYADTPEAELTLQHYGNIRKAPSYNSHLDLSIVNEAGEVVSFCNIFWDSVNGIGILEPVGTSIRYRSLGLGRAVLHEGFNRLRELGAIKVYVGSMQPFYEKLGFNTEVWLQVWEYSGHIYEAVRDDLNTGNVSSK, from the coding sequence ATGAAATTTAATTTTAGACCTTACCGTTCTGAAGATCTGCTTAAGGTCCGTGATTTTCTTATACATAGTTATAGTAAGCTAAAAGGTCCAAATACTTGGCTTATAGACCGCTGGGAATTCGTTATTTATTTTCAAGAGACGCAAGGTGGGACGCTGGATCAGTGGGAACGAAACGTAGGCTTATGGGAGTATGATGATGGAGAGCTGGCTGCCGTAGTATGCATGGACGATGGATTTTACTTTCAATGTGCAGAGAAGAACCCTCCAGAAAGCTTGCTTGATGACATGTTTTCCTTTGCTGAACAGAGAGTTGGGGATGAGAATGAGGGTTTCGTACAGCTGTATGTTCCAATACCGGAGTTCATGTCCTCTGCTGCAGCGGTTGCTAATAAGAGAGGTTATAGTCTAACTAAGAAACGGGAGAGTGTAAACTCTCTGCAGTTGGATAAAGAATTTCCTGTTGCGCTACCCTCTGGCTTCAGAATCTGTAGTGGTGATGAGATCGATGTGACTTCAAAAGCACTCGGACATATTATGGCCTTCGACTATGCAGACACACCGGAGGCTGAGCTAACGCTGCAGCATTATGGAAATATCAGAAAAGCGCCGAGCTACAACTCACATTTAGATCTCAGTATCGTGAACGAAGCTGGTGAAGTCGTCTCCTTCTGTAATATTTTTTGGGACAGTGTTAATGGAATTGGCATACTGGAGCCTGTAGGCACATCCATTAGATATAGATCACTGGGACTTGGTCGGGCGGTTTTGCATGAAGGATTTAACCGTTTAAGAGAGCTTGGTGCTATCAAAGTCTATGTAGGTTCGATGCAGCCGTTCTACGAAAAATTGGGGTTTAATACCGAAGTTTGGCTGCAAGTATGGGAGTACTCTGGTCACATATATGAAGCTGTTCGTGATGATCTCAACACTGGAAACGTGAGTAGTAAGTAG
- a CDS encoding phosphodiester glycosidase family protein yields the protein MKKLLFPFFLAFLLCFIPVYTFCSSTVGAAPVPKNTVYVTKNNHSYIPLRLLNNFTGIHAEMNASDKRITITNADTKITLTVGQAAALVNDKSVTLTDSAFSDNGTVYIPLSFISKTLGIQLDWNQEASSVTLTNSDISSTVPVQTGALIKTDSSPVVSASKTFKVGGKSYKAQTVTVSLLHPKVKLDVVLAGNTIGKVEDLSSLAKRNNAVVAINGTFFDAYTKGAYKTPYGYMVSGGKMLKNSSGDRRTIFTYDSNHLASLIPGLDFTSRFASGSMEGALQAGPRLLVNGKVSLNVAAEGFKDPKILTGGGARSALGLTRDHKLILLTTGGATIPQLAEMMKQAGAYQAMNLDGGASSGLYYNGKYLTTPGRQISNAIVVKYQ from the coding sequence ATGAAAAAGTTATTGTTCCCGTTCTTTCTTGCATTCCTTCTATGTTTCATTCCGGTTTACACATTTTGTTCCTCCACTGTTGGTGCTGCTCCGGTTCCGAAAAACACCGTGTATGTGACCAAAAATAACCATTCGTACATCCCACTGCGCCTCTTAAATAATTTCACGGGCATACATGCTGAAATGAATGCGAGTGACAAACGTATAACCATTACGAACGCAGACACTAAGATTACACTTACTGTAGGACAAGCAGCTGCACTCGTCAATGACAAGTCCGTTACACTAACCGACTCCGCTTTTAGTGATAACGGTACGGTATATATCCCTTTGTCCTTTATCAGCAAAACGCTGGGCATTCAATTAGATTGGAATCAGGAAGCCTCTTCTGTAACCCTGACTAATAGCGATATTTCATCGACCGTTCCTGTACAGACTGGCGCACTTATCAAAACAGATTCCTCCCCCGTTGTCAGTGCTAGTAAAACTTTCAAGGTGGGCGGCAAATCTTACAAAGCCCAGACGGTTACGGTATCCCTACTGCATCCTAAGGTGAAGCTTGATGTTGTATTAGCAGGAAATACAATTGGAAAGGTAGAGGACCTGAGCAGTCTAGCTAAGCGCAATAATGCCGTAGTTGCAATTAATGGTACCTTCTTTGATGCTTACACCAAAGGGGCTTACAAGACTCCTTACGGCTACATGGTCAGTGGCGGAAAAATGCTCAAAAATAGCTCCGGGGATCGCCGAACAATTTTCACCTATGACAGTAACCATCTTGCCTCGCTTATTCCAGGGCTGGATTTCACAAGCCGCTTCGCTTCCGGTTCCATGGAAGGAGCACTTCAAGCCGGTCCGCGACTTCTTGTGAACGGCAAGGTATCTCTTAATGTAGCGGCAGAAGGCTTCAAAGATCCTAAAATCTTAACCGGCGGCGGCGCCCGCAGCGCACTTGGTCTCACTCGGGACCACAAGCTGATTCTGCTGACCACTGGTGGAGCTACTATCCCGCAACTGGCCGAAATGATGAAGCAGGCTGGTGCGTATCAAGCCATGAATCTGGATGGCGGCGCGTCGAGCGGACTGTACTACAATGGCAAATATCTCACGACCCCTGGGCGTCAGATTAGCAATGCGATTGTAGTTAAATATCAATAG
- a CDS encoding histidine phosphatase family protein gives MTTIGLIRHGSTAWNKEGRAQGHTDNPLDTEGLEQAALLAERLSTEHWDYLYSSDLLRARQTAEVIATRLGMEIAGLAPGIREMNAGLIEGTTEQDRVERWGSGWKTLDLGLENPEASEIRGSQAIEEIAEKHPGSRILVVSHGAILRSTLRRLIPDLNVTVLLSNTSITQITKSDATWNCELYNCAQHLTM, from the coding sequence ATGACTACAATAGGCTTAATTCGCCATGGAAGCACAGCGTGGAATAAGGAAGGCAGAGCACAAGGACATACGGATAATCCATTGGATACTGAAGGCCTGGAGCAGGCGGCTCTTCTTGCCGAACGGCTAAGCACAGAACATTGGGACTATTTATATTCAAGTGATTTACTAAGAGCAAGACAAACAGCAGAGGTAATTGCTACAAGGCTCGGCATGGAGATCGCCGGTTTAGCACCGGGTATCCGTGAGATGAACGCAGGGCTAATTGAGGGGACTACGGAACAAGATCGTGTTGAACGCTGGGGAAGCGGGTGGAAGACATTAGATTTGGGACTGGAAAATCCAGAAGCCAGCGAGATCAGAGGTAGTCAGGCGATCGAAGAAATTGCGGAGAAACATCCGGGCAGTCGTATACTGGTGGTTAGCCATGGTGCGATTTTGCGTAGTACGCTTAGACGACTTATTCCAGATCTGAACGTAACCGTTTTGCTGAGCAATACGTCTATTACTCAGATTACTAAATCCGATGCAACCTGGAACTGTGAGCTGTACAATTGTGCGCAGCATTTGACGATGTAA
- a CDS encoding GGDEF domain-containing protein: MCESKVAEVQIYLQTLLSILIAAAAGYLVLRLYRDISSKTPQKRAIHTGLSVIIIVASLWSMHQLGVKTLLGNEVADDGIIIPLLVYGLTIALIMFLITRMNLVWAEREQLKELAYKDALTGLLNKNGMDHFWDRCKVNEQLAVLFLDLNRFKSINDSLGHHVGDLLLQEVGKKLIQFSSKRKRHIFRVGGDEFVIVAKGCSQKEAEQLAVRILEKTTKSYQLGEHNLFVSMSIGISISHGKVDHFRLLNEADTAMYAAKQLGTGRYSVYKN; the protein is encoded by the coding sequence ATGTGCGAATCTAAGGTGGCAGAGGTCCAGATTTACTTACAAACGTTATTATCCATTCTCATCGCAGCAGCGGCCGGTTATTTAGTACTAAGGCTTTACCGGGATATTTCTTCTAAAACGCCTCAAAAAAGAGCGATTCATACCGGCCTTTCCGTTATCATTATCGTCGCCTCCCTATGGAGCATGCACCAGCTAGGCGTAAAAACTTTACTGGGAAATGAAGTGGCCGATGATGGGATTATTATACCGCTATTGGTCTATGGACTTACGATAGCCCTAATCATGTTTTTGATTACACGAATGAATCTAGTATGGGCTGAAAGAGAGCAATTGAAAGAGCTGGCATATAAGGATGCTTTGACAGGGTTACTGAATAAGAATGGAATGGATCATTTTTGGGATCGGTGCAAGGTAAATGAACAGCTTGCTGTGTTGTTTCTGGATCTGAATCGTTTCAAATCGATCAATGACAGCTTGGGGCATCATGTGGGGGACTTACTGCTGCAAGAGGTGGGTAAAAAGTTAATTCAATTCTCCAGCAAAAGAAAACGTCATATCTTCCGCGTGGGCGGGGATGAATTTGTAATTGTCGCTAAAGGTTGCTCCCAGAAGGAAGCGGAGCAGCTTGCTGTGCGGATTCTGGAGAAGACGACTAAGAGTTACCAGCTAGGTGAGCATAACTTGTTCGTCTCCATGAGTATAGGGATCAGCATAAGTCATGGTAAAGTGGATCATTTTAGGCTGCTTAACGAAGCAGATACAGCGATGTACGCCGCCAAACAGCTCGGTACGGGGCGTTACTCCGTCTATAAGAATTAG
- a CDS encoding SLC45 family MFS transporter, with the protein MKKVWLLGFGFFSISITWSLYNAFVPFFLEKYVHSVALISFLMTIDNYFALFLQPWIGNRSDRTTSPFGRRMPYLMIGMPFAAVLTMLIPFHTGLFTLLLFMMLMNLAMSLYRSPTVALMPDITPEEQRTKANGLINFMGGFGSILAFGVGSILYKSNPALPFIVAGLITLLCLFIVSRFIKENRDGVNVQMKLPSEAVTATKPSRISFRSQLDRTTVFLLAAIFFWFVAYQGVETLFTLYGKHHLGLSEQAASFSLTFFSLAFVLFAIPSGWLGGRFGKKKMIIIGVCGLMTIFALVGFAKDLLLLRGLLLLGGVFWACININSYPYVVATGTEESIGTRTGMYYLVSSLAAISSPPLLGLMIDIFDYSILFYVAAISMAVALVCLFLMKGSKQVTNSIHSPGA; encoded by the coding sequence TTGATGACGATTGATAATTACTTTGCCTTATTCCTGCAGCCTTGGATCGGCAACCGCAGTGACCGCACTACCTCACCTTTTGGACGCAGAATGCCTTATCTTATGATCGGTATGCCTTTCGCTGCCGTGCTAACCATGCTGATTCCGTTCCATACCGGACTATTTACACTTCTGTTGTTTATGATGCTGATGAATCTGGCCATGAGCTTATACCGTTCACCAACCGTCGCCCTTATGCCGGATATTACACCTGAAGAACAGCGTACGAAGGCAAACGGGCTGATTAATTTCATGGGTGGGTTCGGTTCTATACTCGCTTTCGGCGTAGGTTCGATCCTGTATAAATCAAATCCAGCGCTTCCGTTTATCGTTGCTGGACTGATTACCTTGTTATGTCTGTTTATCGTATCACGCTTCATAAAAGAAAATCGGGATGGCGTAAACGTACAAATGAAGCTTCCTTCAGAAGCTGTTACTGCCACCAAGCCCTCACGTATTTCCTTTCGAAGTCAGCTTGACCGTACAACAGTATTTTTGCTAGCGGCGATTTTCTTCTGGTTCGTAGCTTATCAAGGCGTTGAGACACTGTTTACCTTATATGGCAAACATCATCTCGGTCTTAGTGAACAAGCGGCTTCTTTCTCGCTCACCTTCTTCTCTTTAGCTTTTGTGCTGTTCGCCATACCGAGCGGCTGGCTGGGCGGAAGATTCGGAAAGAAAAAGATGATCATCATCGGCGTATGCGGACTAATGACCATCTTTGCTCTTGTCGGTTTTGCAAAGGACCTTTTGCTCCTTCGTGGATTACTGTTGCTGGGTGGAGTCTTCTGGGCTTGCATTAATATCAATTCCTATCCTTATGTTGTGGCAACAGGAACAGAAGAAAGTATTGGCACACGAACAGGGATGTATTATCTGGTCTCTTCTCTGGCTGCCATCAGTTCGCCTCCACTACTGGGACTTATGATTGATATCTTTGATTACTCGATCCTGTTCTACGTGGCGGCGATTAGTATGGCGGTTGCTCTTGTCTGCTTGTTCCTCATGAAGGGCAGCAAACAAGTGACTAATAGTATTCATTCGCCTGGCGCATAA